The following are encoded in a window of Eschrichtius robustus isolate mEscRob2 chromosome 1, mEscRob2.pri, whole genome shotgun sequence genomic DNA:
- the PLEKHD1 gene encoding pleckstrin homology domain-containing family D member 1: MFTSKSNSVSPSPSLEQADSDALDISTKVQLYGVLWKRPFGRPSAKWSRRFFIIKESFLLYYSESEKKSFETNKYFNIHPKGVIPLGGCLVEAKEEPSMPYAMKISHQDFHGNILLAAESEFEQTQWLEMLQESGKVTWKNAQLGEAMIKSLEAQGLQLAKEKQEYLDKLMEETEELCLQREQREELERLNQVLEAEKQQFEEVVQELKMEQEQIKRELELTARCLKGVEQEKKELRHFTESLQQTLEELSIEKKKTLEMLEENENQLQTLANQSEQPPPSGGLHSNLRQIEEKMQQLLEEKLLAEKRMKENEERSRALEEEREFYSSQSQALQNSLQELTAEKQQAERELKAEVKVRVDLERRLREAEGALRSLEQGLNSKVRNKEKEERMRADVSHLKRFFEECIRNAELEAKMPVIMKNSVYIHKAATRRIKSCRFHRRRSSTSWNDVKPSQSFMTSQLEANSMEELKEVAQRLSRDQRFRESIYHIMATQPGAPSALPPGGK, from the exons GTTTTTCATCATCAAAGAGAGCTTTCTTCTTTACTACTCTGAGAGTGAAAAAAAGAGCTTTGAAACCAATAAATACTTCAATATACATCCTAAG GGTGTCATCCCTCTGGGGGGCTGCCTGGTGGAGGCTAAGGAAGAGCCCAGCATGCCCTACGCCATGAAAATCTCCCATCAGGATTTCCAC GGGAACATCTTGCTGGCTGCCGAGTCGGAGTTTGAGCAGACCCAGTGGCTGGAGATGCTGCAGGAGTCTGGGAAGGT GACTTGGAAGAATGCCCAGCTGGGAGAAGCCATGATCAAAAGCCTAGAGGCCCAGGGGCTGCAGCTGGCCAAGGAGAAGCAGGAGTATTTAG ACAAACTGATGGAAGAGACTGAAGAACtctgccttcagagggagcagagAGAG GAGCTTGAGCGCCTGAACCAGGTGCTGGAGGCCGAGAAGCAGCAGTTTGAGGAGGTGGTACAGGAGCTGAAGATGGAGCAGGAGCAGATCAAGAG GGAGCTAGAACTGACTGCAAGATGCCTCAAGGGTGTGGAGCAAGAGAAAAAGGAGCTGAGGCACTTCACGGAGTCCTTACAGCAGACGCTGGAG GAACTCTCCATAGAGAAGAAGAAAACCCTGGAAATGCTGGAGGAGAATGAGAACCAGCTGCAGACACTGGCCAATCAGAGCGAGCAGCCCCCTCCCAGTGGGGGTCTCCATAGCAACCTGAGGCAGATAGAGGAGAAGATGCAGCAGCTCTTAGAGGAGAAGCTCCTGGCGGAGAAGCG GATGAAGGAGAACGAGGAGCGCTCGCGGGCCCTGGAGGAGGAGCGGGAGTTCTATTCCAGCCAGTCCCAGGCGCTGCAGAACTCGCTGCAGGAGCTGACAGCGGAGAAGCAGCAGGCCGAACGCGAGCTCAAG GCTGAGGTGAAGGTCCGCGTGGACCTGGAGAGGCGTCTGCGGGAGGCAGAGGGGGCCTTGCGGAGCCTGGAACAAGGGCTCAACTCCAAGGTGCGGaacaaggagaaggaggagaggatgCGGGCTGACGTGAGCCACCTGAAGA GGTTCTTTGAAGAGTGCATCCGGAATGCGGAGCTGGAGGCCAAGATGCCGGTCATCATGAAGAACTCCGTGTACATCCACAAGGCGGCCACTCGCCGCATCAAGAGCTGCCGCTTCCACCGGCGCCGGTCCAGCACCTCCTGGAATGACG TGAAGCCGTCCCAGTCCTTCATGACCTCCCAGCTGGAAGCCAACAGCATGGAGGAGCTGAAGGAGGTGGCCCAGCGGCTCAGCCGGGACCAGCGCTTCCGCGAATCCATCTACCACATCATGGCGACCCAGCCTGGAGCCCCCTCTGCGCTTCCCCCGGGGGGAAAGTGA